CGGTCCGCGAACGACCGCGCGACCCCACTCAACATCAGCATCAGTTGATCCCCCTGACGGGACAGGCCACCCCACACGCGGCGGGCAGCAACTAGAAACACGGCAGTCAGGGGTTACAGACGCAAGACAGGGAGGTCCTTTGAGTGAACGGAGGGTCAGAGCAGCCGGGCCACCCCGGCAGTCAAGGCAGAACCTAACACGAGGCGGCGGAAGCAAGCATGCGCCGAGTGGCGTATAGGCCCCACCAGGGTCGAACCCCCGCCTCCGCCCCCGCCACGTCGTGCTTTCAGCAGGCGCGAACCGCTGGATCAATGCCGTCCCAGGCCCATCTCATGCCCGCCTGAAAAGCATCACCCGGTCCGCCACGGCCAGTGCGTCGCCAGCCGCACGGTATGGCCGGAGGGACGGTGGGTGGGGATCAACTTCTGACCGTCAGGGCGCTGCCTCAAGAAAAAGCCGGCGCTTTCGCCCCGGCGTCTGTTCTCAGGGTCTGTCTCCCTGCTATTCCCGTCTGCGCAGCGCCAGTGCCGCCAGGAAGATGGCGGTGTTCACGAGGACGATGGTCGCGCCGGGGGCGGTGTCCTGGTAGTAGCTGAGGTACAGGCCGGTGACGCCGCCGACGGTGCCCAGCGCGGCGGCGAGGAGCATCATCTTCCTGAGGCTGCGGGCCAGCAGGCGTGCGGCTGCGCTGGACGTGATGAGCAGGCTGACGCTGAGGGTCGTGCCGACGAGTTGCACGGTCAGCACGACGACGAGGCCGATCAGGATCAGCAGCAGGCTTTCGAGGCGGCGCACGGGGAGGCCGACGGCGCGGGCCTCGGTCGGGTCGAAGGACGCCAGGAGGAGTTCCTTCTGGACGGCCGTGAGGATGCCGCCGACGACTACCGTGACGGCCAGTGCGCCCCAGAGGTCAGCGGGGGTGACGCCGAGGGGGTTGCCGATCAGGAAGTTGCTGAGGTCGGTGGTGAAGGTCGGGGCGCGCGACAGCATGACGATGCCCAGCGCGAACATGCCGACGAACACGATGCCGATGGCGCTGTCCTGCTTGAGGCCGCTGCGCCGCCCGATGGCGCCGATGCCCAGCGCGGTGAGGACGGCGGCGATGAGCGCGCCGACGAGCAGGTTGCCTTTCATGAGGAACGCGCCGACGATGCCGGGGAACACGGCGTGGCTCATGGCGTCCCCGATGTAGCTGAGGCCGCGCAGCACCACCCACGCGCCGACGAGGGCGCACAGGACGCTGACGAGCACCACGGCGAGCAGCGCGCGGGTGAAGAAGTCGAATTGCAGGGGGTCGGTCAGCAGGTGCACGGGAAGCCTCGGGCGGGGTGGGGAAGGGGACGGATGGTCATGGCTGCTCAGGCTTCGGCGTGCGTATGCCCCAGGAAGCTGGTGCTGAACGTCGCCTCGATGTTCTGGGTGGTGTACACCTGCTCGGGCGTGCCGTCCGCGACCACGCGGCGGTTGACGAGCACGAGGTGGTCGCACCAGCGCCGCGCCTGTTCGAGGTCGTGCGTGACCATCACGACGGCGCGGCCCTTGTCGGCCTGCCGCCGCAGGAGGGCCATCAGGGTTTCCTGCGTGGCGGCGTCCACGCCGGTCAGGGGTTCATCCAGCAGCAGCAGGTGGCCCTGGCGGGCCAGCATGCGGGCCAGCAGCACCCGCTGCCGCTGCCCGCCGGACAGCGCCCCAATGTGGCGCCCCCGCAGGTCGAACACGCCGGTTTCCTTCAGGGCGTCCTCCACGATCTGCCTATCTTTCCGGCCCGGCCAGCGCAGCCAGCCCAGGCGACCCGTGCGGCCCATCATGGCGACGTCCCAGACGGTCACGGGGAAGCCCCAGTCGAGCGTCTGCTGCTGCGGCACGTAGCTGATGCAGCCGCGCGCGGTGTGCCCCGGGTCAAAGCGCACGGCGCCTTCGGGGTCGGGCAGCAGGCCCACCAGGGTTTTCAGGAGGGTGCTCTTGCCCGCGCCGTTCGGGCCGATGATCGCGCTGAACGATCCCGCCTCGAAGCGCACGCTGGCACGCTCCAGCGCCGTCTGCGGGCCGTATTTGACTGTCAGGTTCTCGACGCCCAGCATCAGACCAGCATACCTCCCCGCGCGGTGATGTTGCGAGTGCAGAATCAAAAGGGGAGCGGATGGAGCCGTGGGGTCCGTCTACACCCGCTGCCGCCGGTGTCGGTCAGCCCTTCAGGGCCTTCACCATGATGTCCACGTTCGTCCGGAACGCCTTGAGGTACGTCTCGCCGCCGCTGCCTTTGGGGCCCAGGGCGTCGGTGTACAGCGCGGGGGCGATGCGGGCGCCGGTCTCGCGGGCGAGCGTCTGAGCGAGGCGAGCGTTGACGGTGTTCTCCGTGAAGATCACCTTCGCTCCGGCCTTCTTCATGGTCTGGGTCAGCACGGCGAGTTCGCGGGCGCTGGGTTCCCGTTCGGTACTCAAGCCCGGGATGACGGCCCCGATCAGCCGCAGCCCGTACCGTTTGGCAAGGTAGTGGAGGCTGTCGTGGTTCGTGACGAGCACACGCCGCGCGGTGGGCACCGTGGCGAACTGCCCCTTCGCGTACGCGTCGGCCGCGCTGATGGCCTTCAGGTAGGCGGCGGCGTTCTTCGCGTACGTGGCCTTCCCGGCCGGGTCGAGGCGGGTCAGGGCCGCCTGGGCGTTCTTCACGTACCCGGCGGCCAGACTGGCGTCCCACCACGCGTGCGGGTCGAGCGCGCCGTGGTCGTGGTCGTCATGCCCGGCCTCCGCGTGGTCCTCGCCCTCCCCGGCGGGGTGCAGTTTCAGGCCCGCCGTGAGTTCCTGCACCGGCACCTTGGGCGCGCTGGCCTTCAGTCTGGGCAACCAGGGTTCCAGGCCCGCGCCGTTCGCGAACAGCGTGCGGCTGCGGGCGAGGTCGCGGATGGCGCCGGTGCTGGGCTGGAAGGTGTGGGTGTCCCCGCCGGGCGGCACGATGACGTTCACGCTGACGCGGGTACCGCCGACGGCCTTCACGAAGTCCGCGATGATCGTGGTGGTGGCGCTGACCTGCAGGGGCGCGGCCTGCGCGGTCGGTGCGGCGCACGCGGCCAGCAGCAGCGCGGGCAGGAGGAGGTGGGGGCGCGTCACAGCACTTCGATGCCCCGGTACGGGCCACGGCTGAGGGTGCGCAGGGCGCTGGCGCTGAGCCAGACGGTCTTCGTGACGCCGCCTTCGCGGATGGCGCGCTTGTGGAGGTTGGCGCGCTGCACGCGCCGGGTCACGCCGGTGACCTTGCGGCCCACGCCGCCCTGCGCGCGGGCCTTGCCGCGCCGGGTGACGCTGTTCACCACGAGGTTCTTCTTGCCGGTCAGGTAGCATTCACGACTCATATTGATTTCTCCTTATCACAAATGTGAGTAGAGGGAAGGTTCACCGGCGCACGTTCCGCCGGTCCGGTCAGGCGCGCAGCGCACGATTCAGCAGTTGATCCAGCGCGTCCGGGTCGAGGTCGTGCCCTATGAACACCAGTTCGCTGAAGGCCTCGTCAGGGCTGAGCCACTCGCCCGCCGTTTCCAGCGCCAGCTGCCGCCCGGTGTGGTTCCAGAGGGTCGCCACGCCGTTGCCCAGGTTCACCCAGCCCTTGGAGCGGATCACGTTGCGCGGCAGGCCCAGCGTCAGCGCCTCGTTCAGGCGATCCGGGTCGAAGGGCCGCTCACTGCGGAAGATGTGGGTGCCCAAGCCGTACGTCTCGGATTCCGGGGTGTGCTCCTTGTCCAGTTCGGCCATCCACGCGTCGAGCTGGCTGGAGTGGTCGAAGTCGAACAGACCGGTGTTCAGCAGCGCCTCGGCGGGCAGGACGCCGCGCGTGGCGTCCAGCACGCGGGCGCGCGGGTTGGTGATGCGGATCAGGTCGCGCAGTTGCCGCACGTCGTCCGGCGCGGCCAGGTCGAGTTTGTTCAGCACGACGATGTCCGCGAATTCCAGCTGCTCGGCCAGCAGTTCCCCGAAGCCACGTTCGAAGTCGTCGCCGGGGATGGTGTCCTGGCGGTTCCACAGCGGGAAGAACTGGGCGCTGTCCACGACGGTGATCATGGCGTCCACGTGCACGCGGCCCAGCAGGTTGGGCAGGGGCGGCTGGCCGTCCTCCGGTTCGATCTCCAGTTCCTCGGGGGTCAGGCAGAAGCTCTGCGCGATGGGCAAGGGCTCGCCGATGCCGGTCGATTCGATGAGGATGGCGTCCAGGTCGCGCGTTTCCAGCAGGTCGTCCACGGCGTGCAGCAGGTCGCCGCGCAGCGTGCAGCAGATGCAGCCGTTGCTGAGTTCGATGGTCTGCTCGTCGGTCTTCACGACGAGGCTGGCGTCGATGTTCACGGCGCCGAACTCGTTGACGATCACGGCGATGCGTTGCCTGCCTGTCTGCGTCAGGAGGTTGTTCAGGAGGGTGGTCTTCCCGGCGCCGAGAAAGCCGCACAGGACGGTGATGGGGACGGAACGAGAGTCAGGAGTGGACATGCCCTGATAACGATATTCTATTATCATTAATATGGCAAGGTTCCACCTCCGTAGGCGCTGCCCGCTGACCGCCCGGTTCTGGTTCCTGGGCCTCGACGCCCGCCAGGGCGACCTGACCCTGCGCGGCCTTCGTAAGACCCCCACCCCACACGGCAGCAGCCGCTCCACCCTGGGCGGCCTCAGCCTGCATTCCGCCGGACTGACCCTGCTCCTGCCCGGCGAGCCGCTGCACTTCAACCGCCGCACCCAGACCTTCACGCGCGGTGGCCGCACTGTGCCTGCTACCGAGGGCCGCCTGCACCTGCGCGCCGCCGTGCACGCCCACGAAACCTGGATCGCCGCCCGCCACGGCCCCACCTACCGCGAGGGACTCGTGGCCCTGCACCGCCCACCCCGCCCGGTGATGGGTGCGCTGGACCCCTGGCGCGCGTTCATCGGCGGCCTGCCGGGCAAGCCGGTGTAGGGCGTCACCGTGCTGCTCCAGTCCGCCGCTGGGTCGGGGATGCTTTAAAAAATAAACTGTGCGTGGCTGACCATCCCCAATCGTGCCCGGTGGTACGCTTCACCCATGACGGGCAACACCCAGAACTACGACGTGGTCATCGTCGGCGGCGGCCCCGCCGGCCTCACCGCCGCGATCTACACCGGCCGCGCCAGCCTCAGCACCCTGATCCTCGAAAAGGGCCTCCCCGGCGGGCAGATCGCCCAGACCGAGGAAGTCGAGAACTACCCCGGCTTCCCCGAACCCATCAGCGGCATGGAACTCGCCAGCCGCATGCAGCAGCAGGCTGAGAAGTTCGGCGGCGTCATCGAGATGGACGAGGTCCAGAGCATCACCCGCACCGACGACGACCGCGAACACGCCTACCCCTTCACGGTCACCGGCTACGGCGGCACCTACCGCGCCAAGGCCGTCATTCTCGCCACCGGCGCCAACCCCAAGCGCCTGTACGTGCCCGGCGAGGAGCACTTCTGGGGCAAGGGCGTCAGCACCTGCGCCACCTGCGACGGCTTCTTCTACCGCGGCAAGAAGGTCGTCGTCGTGGGCGGCGGGGACGCCGCCGTCGAGGAAGGGCTGTTCCTGACCAAGTTCGCCGACGAGGTCACCCTGATCCACCGCCGCGACACCCTGCGCGCCAACAAGGTCGCCCAGGCCCGCGCGTTCGCGAACCCCAAGATGAAATTCATCTGGGACACCGCCGTTGAGGAAATCAAGGGCGAGGACACCGTCACCGGCGTGCGCCTGAGGAACCTCAAGACCGGCGAGGAAACCGACATGAGCACCGACGGCGTGTTCATCTTCATCGGCCACACCCCCAACACCGAATTCGTCAAGGACACCGTCAAACTCCGCCCCGACGGGTACGTGGACGTCACGGACGAGATCTACACCAGCGTCCCGATGCTGTTCGCCGCCGGCGACGTCAGCGACTACATCTACCGCCAGCTGGGCACGTCCGTCGGCGCCGGGACCCGCGCCGCCATGAGCGCCGAACGCGCCCTGGCCGCCCTGGAACTCGAAACCGAAACCGCCGCCGACTGAACGCAGCGTTAAGAACGCGTCAGCACGCCAGAGGGACGCCCGGACCGCACCGGGGCGTCCCTCTCCCGTTATGCTCAGCGCATGCCCCGCCGTTCCCTCCCCGCGCGAATCCGCCGCAAGGCACGCGGGTACGCCGCCAAGGCCCGCCGCCTGCTGCGCAGCGTCAACGCCGAGGACGCCCACCCCGACGACCCCTGGGCCGAGCACCTGCTCACCCCCGCCGAGCAGGTCGTGTACCGCGCCATGGACCCCCGCGACCGCGAGCACGCCTGCCGCGTCACCCGCCACCTGCTGCGCGACCACCCGCACGCCGACCCCGAACTGGTCGCCGCCACGCTCCTGCATGACTGCGGCAAGAGCCTGCGCCCCTACTACCTGTGGGAACGCGTGCTGGTCGGCCTGATTCCCAACCGCCTGACCCGCATCCTGCCGCCAGTCGGGGCGATCGGGGTGCGCGCGCACCACCCGGAACTCGGCGCGCGGCTCCTGGCACACGCGGGCGCGCGGCCCCGCGTGGCCCGCCTCGTGGCGCGCCACCACCACCCCGGCGGTGACCCCGACGCCCAGCTTCTGCATGTCTACGACGATCAGGAGTAGGCGCCACCACGTGAACAGCGCCGCCTTCCTGCATTGGGAAGGCGGCGCTGTCCGGTGCACTTACTCGTGGTGGTGGTCACCCTCGGTGTGCGCGTGGCCATGATCGAGTTCCTCGGCGGTCGCGTCACGGACGTCCAGCACCTTCACGTCGAAGTTCAGGACCATCCCGGCCAGCGGCGGGTTGAAGTCCACTTTCACGGTGTCGCCGTCCACGCTCATGACCGTGAACGGAATGACACTGCCGTCCTCCGCCTGCGCGTAGTACGTCGCGCCGATCTCCACGTCGTCCTCGAAGTCCTCGCGGGACAGTTCCTCGACGTTCTCCTCGTCCCGCTCGCCGTAGCCGTCCTCGGGCTGCACGGTCACCTGCAGCTCGTCCCCGACGGCCTTGCCCTCCAGGGCGCGCTCCAGTCCGGGAATGATGTTGCTGTGGCCCTGCAGGTAGACCAGCGGCTCGCCGGGTTCGCTCTGGTCGATGATCTCGCCGTTCACGGTGAGTTTGTAATCGAGTTCGACAACCTTGTCCTGGGTGATGTTCATGGGGTCTCCGTTGCCCCGCCGCACCGAGATCAGGTGGGCGGGCGGGCGTGATCGCCTCTCAGGAGTGTACCCCCTGACCTGAGCGCCGCGGTCACCCGCGCGTCAGGGTTGCGTGCGGAACGACCAGCTCACCGCCCCGCGCGTCGTGCTGAAGCGCACGCTCACGTCCGCCCCGGCCGGCAGCGGTGCGTCCGGCAGGGCCAGCGCGGCCCCCTGCGCGGCCAGCACATTCCGCCCCACCCGGGTCTCCCCGTCGTTCGCGCCGGTGAAGGTCGCCGCGGTCAGCAGGCACGCGCCCACAGGCCGGTCATTCACGCGGACGTTCACGTCCGTCACGGCCCCCGTCCAAGCGGGCCCCAGCAGCAGCGCGACCGGCGCGCCCCGCGTCGGCACCGCCGGACACCCCGCCAGCGCGTCCGGCCACTCGCCGGTGGCCGCGTTCAGCGTGGGCGCCACCTGTCCCGGCGCCGGGAAACGCACCGGGTACCGCCCCGCGCCGCTCAGGCCGCGCCGCACGTCCAGCACCAGCGCCGAGCGGAAGTCGCCCCCCTGATCATGCGCCGCGCCCCCCGCCACGCGCGTCAGGCGCGGATCGATCAGCTGCGGCAGGTGAAACGCGCCGCCCACCCAGTACGTCAGGGCCCGCTCTGGGCTGGCGTCCTCTCGGCTGGACACGAAGTAATGCCCGGGTGCACACGCCTCACCCGCCGCCGACCGGAACGGACTGGCGGGATCCTCGCGGTGCTCGGCCCGGTCCGCGCGCACGAGGTACCGCGCGTGCCCCGCGCAGCTCGCCTGCCACGCGCCCTCTGCCTTCACGGGTGGCAGCCCCGCCCGCGCCCGCACCCGGTTCAATCCCGCCAGCAGAGGTGGGGCGGCCGTGGCGGCGGCCTCAGGCGCGGCCATGACACTCGCCAGGGGCGTCTCCAGAGCGGGCTGACGCTCGCCTGTCGGTGCGGGCGCGGGGACTGGCTGCGGCACCCCCTGCTGGGCTGCGGCAGGGTCAGGCGCCGCCGGTGCGGGGACTGGCAGGGGCGCGGCCGCCTCAGATGGTGCCGGCGACACCGCGGGCGAATCTAGGACCGGCTGCGCTGGCGGGGGCGTGCTGGCCACCGGGTCGGGAAGGCGGGAGGGGGGCGTGGCCGGTGCTTCCAGCTGTGGGGCGGGGGGCTGGTTGACTGTCCGCCCCGGCCACCACCCGGCCAGCCAGATCCCAGCGAGACCCAGCGCGAACAGCGCCGCGCCGCTCAGAATGGTCCACAGGGCCCGCCTCCAGTTCGTCATGCCACGTTCAGGCTAGACGGGACGGGGCTGCGCTGCGTGCGCCGCGCGCCTATCCTGCCTTCATGACCGCCGCCCCGCCCTTCCCCATGCACGTCAGCGTGGATGACGCCCGCGCGCATTTGGCCGCGCTGCTGCCCGCCCGCCCCACCGAGACCGTGCCGCTCGCGCAGGCGTACGGCCGCACCCTGGCCCGGGACGTGCCCGCGCTGGTCAGTCATCCCAGTGCCACCGAGAGCGCCCTGGACGGCATTGCCGCCCGTGAGGCCGACACGCTGGGCGCCACCCCGGACGCCCCAGCGCGCCTGCGCGTGATCGGAGAGAGCCGCGCCGGGGCCGCGTTCACCGGCACGGTCAGGTCGGGCGAGTGCGTGCGGATCTACACCGGCGCGCCCCTCCCAGCGGGCACGGACGCCATCTGCCCGGTCGAGCAACTGAGCGACGACGGGCCGGACGGGGTGCTCCTGCGCCGCCCCGCCAGTCCCGCCGACGTCCGCCATGAGGGCGGCGACTTCCGCGCGGGCGAGGTCGTCCTGCACGCCGGGCAGCACCTCACGGCCCCCCGGCTGGCGCTGGCGGCCGCCCTTGGACACGCGGCGCTGAGCGTGCAGCGCCGCCTGCGGGTCGCGCTGCTCTCCACCGGGGACGAGGTCGTCCCGCCCGGCCAGCCCCTGACGGCGGGGCAGGTGTACGACAGCAACAGCGTCGGCCTGCACGCCATGCTGCTGGAAGCCGGGTGCGAGGTCCTCCCGCTGGGTCACGCGCCCGACAGCCCGCAGGCGCTCCAGGCGGCCATTGACGCGGCGGGCGGCGCGGACGTCCTGCTGACCAGCGGCGGCGTCAGCATGGGCAAGTACGACTTCATGCGGGACCTGCTGGTCGAGCAGGGCCGCGTGAGCTTCTGGAAGGTCCGCATGCGCCCCGGCGGGCCCGCCATTCTGGGCGGCTGGAACGGGCTGCCCGTCTTCGGCCTGCCCGGCAACCCGGTCAGCAGCCTCGTGGTGTTCCACGTGATCGTGCGGCCCGCCCTGACCGGGCAGCCCCCCCAGACGCTGCGCCTGCGCGCCGCCACGCCCTTCCGCGCCCTGCCCGACAAGACCGCGTTCTGGCGCGGCGTGATCGAAGGCGGGCAGGTCCGCGACTACGGCCAGCAGGGCAGCGGCATCCTGCGGTCCCTGAGTGACGCGGGCGCCCTGGTGATCGTCCCCGAAGGGCAGGCCGTGCAGTCCGGCGACGACGTGGACGTGATCCTGATGTAGCTGAGAAGTCGAGGGCGGACGGCAGAGGGCGTGTGCGCTCTGCCGCCCGCCCCCGGCCTGCGGTTTACGCCAGAGGGACCAGCACCAGCGCGCCGCGCGCGGGCACGCTCAGGGGTGTGTCGCCGGTCAGGTGGACGGTGCGGCCCGTGAGCACGTCGCGGTAATCGCCGGGCGTGACGCCCGTGAACGGCAGGTGCGCGTCCTTCAGGCCGGTGTTCAGACCCACGAACGCCGCGCCGCTCGCGTGACGGCGCGCGTACACGAGCTGCTCGCCCTGCGCATGCGTCACATGGAAGTCCCCACGTTGTAGGGCGGGGCTCGCGTGGCGGGCCGCCGTCAGCTTGCGGGTCAGGGCCAGGGTCTCCTGGTTCCAGCTGCCCTCGTCCCAGGGGAACGCGCGGCGGCAGTCGGGGTCCGGGCCGCCGGGCAGGCCCACCTCATCACCGTAGTAGATGCAGGGCGTGCCCACGTACGTCATCTGGAACACCGTCGCCAGCCGGAATGCCGTGTGATCCCCGCCCACGGCAGTCAGGAACCGCGCCGTGTCGTGCGAGTCGAGCAGGTTCAGCTGCACGCGCACCACGTCCGGGTGGTACATGCGCGTCACCTCGGTCATGCGCTGCGCGAACGCCGCGGCGTCCACCGCGTCCACGCGCCCCGTGCCGCTGCGCTCGTTCATGGGGTGATCGAGGGTGTGCGCCCCGAAGAACGCCAGGCAGGGCCGCGTGAAGTGGTAGTTCATGACTGCGTCGAACTGATCGCCCTGCAACCAGCGGTGCGCGTCGCCCCAGATCTCCCCGACGATGTACGCGTCCGGGTTGATGGCCTTCACGCGCCGCCGGAACTCCTGCCAGAAGGAATCGTCGTCGATCTCGTTCGGGACGTCCAGCCGCCAGCCGTCCACGCCGAAACGGATCCAGTGCTCGGCGACGTCCCACAGGAACGCCCGCACCGCGCGGTTGTCCGTGTTGAATTTGGGCAGCGCGCGGTTGCCCCACCACGCCGCGTAGTTCGCGGGCTGCGCGTCGTCGTACGGGTGCAGCGGCCACGCGTCCACGTGGAACCAGTCGCGGTACGCGCTCGCCTCGCCCTGCTCCAGCAGGTCGTTGAATTGGAAGAACCCCCGGCTGGCGTGGTTGAACACGCCGTCCAGCACCACGCGCATGCCGCGCGCGTGCGCCTCGTCGATCAGGTGCCGCAGGGCCTCGTTGCCGCCCAGCATGGGGTCCACCTGGTAGTAGTCGTGCGTGTGGTAGCGGTGGTTGCTGGCTGACTGGAACACCGGGCAGAAGTAGATGGCGTTCACGCCCAGGCTCTGGATGTAGTCCAGTTTCGCCGCCACGCCCCACAGGTCGCCGCCCATGTACCGGTTGAAGTGCGGCGTGTCCCCCCACTCCTGGAGGTTCAGGCCCCGCACGCGACCCGAACGGGCGAAGCGGTCGGGGAAGATCTGGTAGAACACCGCGTCCGTCACCCACTGCGGCGTGACAGGACGGGGATCGAGGGTGTGGTCCGGGTGAAGCGCGTTCATGACCGGGCCAGGATAGCCCCATGGCCCTGTCGGAATGCTGACGGCCCCCCCACCCGGCTAGAGCATTTGCCATAAAGACGCAGTCTTTATGGCCGAGCGGAGCGAGTGAATGTTGCTGAGCAGGACGGAGAATGGAGGCATCGGAAGTCTGTTGTTCCGATGCCGTAATTCGGAGAACTGCTTTAGTTCGCGGCGGCCCAGGCCAGCAGGAACGCGCGGGCCTCCCCGGGGGTGCCGACCTCGCCCAGGGCCGCCGCCTCGGCCAGCGCGCGGGTCGCCTCGCCCACCCGGGGGCCCGGGGGCACGCCCAGCAGGGCCATGATCTCCTCGCCGCGCAGCAGCGGAGGCGGGGGGCTGGGCTGCTCCTCCAGCGCCGTCAGGACCCGCTCGATGCCGCGCGCGTACGCCCGGCGGGAGGCGTCACTGCTCATCGGGCCGCGCGCCGCCTCCCGGTCGGCCAGCATCACCGCCAGCAGGTCCGGCAGCAGCGCGCGGCGGCGGTGCACGAAGCGCCGCGCCTCCCGCTCGGTGGCGGGCAGCGGGACCATGTGCGCCCCCACCAGTGCCGAGGCGTGCCGCACGTCCTCCCCGGGGAGCTTCAGGCGCGTCAGCACCTGCGCCGTGATGGCCGCCCCCACCTTGTCATGCCCGTAGAACGACGCCCGCCCGGTCAGCTCGTCACGCACCAGCGTGCGGGGTTTGCCCACGTCATGCAGCAGCGCCGCCCAGCGCAAAGTGACCGGGGCGTCCGGAAAGCGCCCGATCAGCTGGTGCAGCGCCTCCACCCCATGCGCGAACACGTCCAGGTGATGAAAGCCGCCCTGCGTCACGCCCTGCCCCTCGCGCAGCTCCGGGACAGTCAGGGCCAGCAGACCCAGCTCCTCCAGCCGCCCTACCCCCCGCGCCGCGTCCATGGATCGCAGCAGCGCGTGCACCTCATCCCGCACCCGCTCCCACGCGGGCAGCGGCAGGCGGCCCGCCGCCAGATCCGACGCGACCTCCCGCACCGCCGCCTCCGTTCCGGCCTCCAGTCGGAACCCCAGCGTCAACTCGAACCGCGCCGCCCGCCACGCCCGCAGCGGGTCCGCGTGCAGATTCTCCCGCGACACCATCCGCAGCCGCCGCGCGCGCAGGTCCGCCTGCCCACCCACCACG
This DNA window, taken from Deinococcus radiotolerans, encodes the following:
- a CDS encoding metal ABC transporter ATP-binding protein → MLGVENLTVKYGPQTALERASVRFEAGSFSAIIGPNGAGKSTLLKTLVGLLPDPEGAVRFDPGHTARGCISYVPQQQTLDWGFPVTVWDVAMMGRTGRLGWLRWPGRKDRQIVEDALKETGVFDLRGRHIGALSGGQRQRVLLARMLARQGHLLLLDEPLTGVDAATQETLMALLRRQADKGRAVVMVTHDLEQARRWCDHLVLVNRRVVADGTPEQVYTTQNIEATFSTSFLGHTHAEA
- a CDS encoding metal ABC transporter solute-binding protein, Zn/Mn family; translated protein: MTRPHLLLPALLLAACAAPTAQAAPLQVSATTTIIADFVKAVGGTRVSVNVIVPPGGDTHTFQPSTGAIRDLARSRTLFANGAGLEPWLPRLKASAPKVPVQELTAGLKLHPAGEGEDHAEAGHDDHDHGALDPHAWWDASLAAGYVKNAQAALTRLDPAGKATYAKNAAAYLKAISAADAYAKGQFATVPTARRVLVTNHDSLHYLAKRYGLRLIGAVIPGLSTEREPSARELAVLTQTMKKAGAKVIFTENTVNARLAQTLARETGARIAPALYTDALGPKGSGGETYLKAFRTNVDIMVKALKG
- a CDS encoding metal ABC transporter permease; protein product: MHLLTDPLQFDFFTRALLAVVLVSVLCALVGAWVVLRGLSYIGDAMSHAVFPGIVGAFLMKGNLLVGALIAAVLTALGIGAIGRRSGLKQDSAIGIVFVGMFALGIVMLSRAPTFTTDLSNFLIGNPLGVTPADLWGALAVTVVVGGILTAVQKELLLASFDPTEARAVGLPVRRLESLLLILIGLVVVLTVQLVGTTLSVSLLITSSAAARLLARSLRKMMLLAAALGTVGGVTGLYLSYYQDTAPGATIVLVNTAIFLAALALRRRE
- a CDS encoding FKBP-type peptidyl-prolyl cis-trans isomerase; the protein is MNITQDKVVELDYKLTVNGEIIDQSEPGEPLVYLQGHSNIIPGLERALEGKAVGDELQVTVQPEDGYGERDEENVEELSREDFEDDVEIGATYYAQAEDGSVIPFTVMSVDGDTVKVDFNPPLAGMVLNFDVKVLDVRDATAEELDHGHAHTEGDHHHE
- the trxB gene encoding thioredoxin-disulfide reductase codes for the protein MTGNTQNYDVVIVGGGPAGLTAAIYTGRASLSTLILEKGLPGGQIAQTEEVENYPGFPEPISGMELASRMQQQAEKFGGVIEMDEVQSITRTDDDREHAYPFTVTGYGGTYRAKAVILATGANPKRLYVPGEEHFWGKGVSTCATCDGFFYRGKKVVVVGGGDAAVEEGLFLTKFADEVTLIHRRDTLRANKVAQARAFANPKMKFIWDTAVEEIKGEDTVTGVRLRNLKTGEETDMSTDGVFIFIGHTPNTEFVKDTVKLRPDGYVDVTDEIYTSVPMLFAAGDVSDYIYRQLGTSVGAGTRAAMSAERALAALELETETAAD
- the rpmB gene encoding 50S ribosomal protein L28, whose amino-acid sequence is MSRECYLTGKKNLVVNSVTRRGKARAQGGVGRKVTGVTRRVQRANLHKRAIREGGVTKTVWLSASALRTLSRGPYRGIEVL
- a CDS encoding CAP domain-containing protein, whose product is MTNWRRALWTILSGAALFALGLAGIWLAGWWPGRTVNQPPAPQLEAPATPPSRLPDPVASTPPPAQPVLDSPAVSPAPSEAAAPLPVPAPAAPDPAAAQQGVPQPVPAPAPTGERQPALETPLASVMAAPEAAATAAPPLLAGLNRVRARAGLPPVKAEGAWQASCAGHARYLVRADRAEHREDPASPFRSAAGEACAPGHYFVSSREDASPERALTYWVGGAFHLPQLIDPRLTRVAGGAAHDQGGDFRSALVLDVRRGLSGAGRYPVRFPAPGQVAPTLNAATGEWPDALAGCPAVPTRGAPVALLLGPAWTGAVTDVNVRVNDRPVGACLLTAATFTGANDGETRVGRNVLAAQGAALALPDAPLPAGADVSVRFSTTRGAVSWSFRTQP
- a CDS encoding CobW family GTP-binding protein produces the protein MSTPDSRSVPITVLCGFLGAGKTTLLNNLLTQTGRQRIAVIVNEFGAVNIDASLVVKTDEQTIELSNGCICCTLRGDLLHAVDDLLETRDLDAILIESTGIGEPLPIAQSFCLTPEELEIEPEDGQPPLPNLLGRVHVDAMITVVDSAQFFPLWNRQDTIPGDDFERGFGELLAEQLEFADIVVLNKLDLAAPDDVRQLRDLIRITNPRARVLDATRGVLPAEALLNTGLFDFDHSSQLDAWMAELDKEHTPESETYGLGTHIFRSERPFDPDRLNEALTLGLPRNVIRSKGWVNLGNGVATLWNHTGRQLALETAGEWLSPDEAFSELVFIGHDLDPDALDQLLNRALRA
- a CDS encoding molybdopterin molybdotransferase MoeA, giving the protein MTAAPPFPMHVSVDDARAHLAALLPARPTETVPLAQAYGRTLARDVPALVSHPSATESALDGIAAREADTLGATPDAPARLRVIGESRAGAAFTGTVRSGECVRIYTGAPLPAGTDAICPVEQLSDDGPDGVLLRRPASPADVRHEGGDFRAGEVVLHAGQHLTAPRLALAAALGHAALSVQRRLRVALLSTGDEVVPPGQPLTAGQVYDSNSVGLHAMLLEAGCEVLPLGHAPDSPQALQAAIDAAGGADVLLTSGGVSMGKYDFMRDLLVEQGRVSFWKVRMRPGGPAILGGWNGLPVFGLPGNPVSSLVVFHVIVRPALTGQPPQTLRLRAATPFRALPDKTAFWRGVIEGGQVRDYGQQGSGILRSLSDAGALVIVPEGQAVQSGDDVDVILM
- a CDS encoding HD domain-containing protein; translation: MPRRSLPARIRRKARGYAAKARRLLRSVNAEDAHPDDPWAEHLLTPAEQVVYRAMDPRDREHACRVTRHLLRDHPHADPELVAATLLHDCGKSLRPYYLWERVLVGLIPNRLTRILPPVGAIGVRAHHPELGARLLAHAGARPRVARLVARHHHPGGDPDAQLLHVYDDQE